TTCGTCCTCCTTGACGTCCTATCTCAAACTGGATGGCTGCAGCCTGCAGGATTCGCTTTTAGGCTCCTGCTATTCAGCGCATGAGCAATTGGGTTGAGTAGATTATCCACATTGCAAGCTTGCGCACAGGCTCAGTGTCAACTCTATGACCCTTCTATCGTCGCATCAGGCAGGCTTAGACATGTATCGTCTGGATATTCAATGACGTCGACCACTTACAGATTCACCCGAGCATCCCGACAATACCATTCGCTATCAGTACGCCACGAGACAAGACAGGGCCAAACACCACGTATACGGCATTTGTTTATTATTTCGCTTCCGTCCCATATTGATTTTTGCCTCTCTTTCTACAGTTAGCATCTCCAAATATCTTCAGCAGCGTCATCGATTATCCGTCAAAAAAAGGacccctccccctcctcctcttctctttttcccTTAGACGAATCGCATTCTATACCCCCAAAAACTTAACACGCATGATCCCCACGGCCGACCCCATCCTCTCTCTCAACCCTGAGGCATTGCCCCCGTCGGCCTTACACATGCTGTCGCTCTCGCCAAAGGCAATGGAGAAGATGTCTGGCATCTCCAACCCACTTATGTCTCCCAACGCAATTCCACCTCGCACTTCAAGCACCGGCATCCCGACCTCTCTCAACGCTACACCCACAAAACCCGTTCTGCGCCCTGTTCCAGAAGGCGACTGGCTGAGCCAGAAGCAGCTCTCCCCAAAGGCACAGATGTCAAACGCTGGTTACGGCGTTATGCAAGCTCCCAATCCGCCTCCCGATCCCGAGCGCTACGCCCACGAGGATCTAGAGTTCACGGCTAAGCGCTCTTGGACTGACGAGAAGGAAAATGTCGTCCGCGGACCTTACGACTATGTCATTAGCCATCCTGGCAAGGACTTCCGCGCCCAGCTAATCGGCGCCTTCAACGCCTGGCTCGATGTGCCCACGCCGAGCCTCGAAGTCATCACCCGAGTCGTTGGCATGCTTCACGAGTCTTCGCTCCTCATCGACGATGTACAAGACTCGTCCGAGCTGCGCCGTGGCTTCCCTGTCGCACACAACATCTTTGGTGTCGCTCAGACCATCAACTCGGCAAACTACATATACTTTGTCGCCCTACAAGAGCTGCACAAGCTCAACAATCCAGAGCTAATCACCATCTTTTCCGATGAGCTTGTGAACCTCCACCGAGGCCAGGGCATGGATCTTTTTTGGCGTGACACTCTTACTTGTCCTACGGAAGAGGACTACCTCGAAATGGTTGGTAACAAGACAGGCGGCCTGTTCCGTCTCGGTATCAAGCTTATGGCGGCGGAAGCCAACGGCCCTAGTCCTACGGACTGTGTTCCCCTCGTCAACCTAATTGGTCTCATCTTTCAGATTCGAGACGACTACATGAACTTGTCCTCGAAGGAGTACAGCCATAACAAGGGAATGTGCGAGGATTTGACGGAGGGCAAGTTCTCGTTCCCTGTCATCCACAGCATTCGCTCCAACCCTACAAATCtccagctcatcaacatcctcaagcAGAAGACCTCGGACACCCAGGTCAAGCGGTACGCTGTTGCCTACATGGAGTCCACAGGCAGCTTCGAGTATACCCGTAAAGTTCTCAACGTCCTCATCGAGCGGGCTCGCAAGATGGCTGAGGAGCTCGATCAGGGCCGTGGCAGCACGAAGGGCATTCAGAAGATTCTCGACAAGATGGCCATTCAATGATATCCATTCAACGTTTCggtttatttcttttttctcgTTACGATTCACGGATTTGACGTGTTATGAGCGAAGCGCATATAGAATGTTGTGACAGAAATCAGAGACGCCTGACGACCTCCGATTTTGTGGCCACAGGAGAGGCCTGTTCAGCGTGATACCACTTGGACTCTGAAAGCGTGACTTCAGCATGAGGATTGGATTTTTGGTATTTACTTTTTGGTAGCCCATACTGTCCAATTGAATGAGCATAACTCAGTAATGGAATTTCTTAATGTCATGTTAATTCTAACATAACAATGCCCATATTTGGCCACAATTGTGTAGGCCATCTCATGCCCCCGACCAACACCTTGCATAATATGAAGAACCAAAGTAAGACCGTGGTATTACAGAGATTTATTAGATCAACTTGGCTGTACTGGAGCCGCCTTACGCTTCACCAATCTGACCCATCGTCGTCGCCTCCAGTCACCTCTCCGACCACTGCCGTCTTCATTCTCCTCCCAGCTTGGTTTCGGTGTTGCCTTTTGCTTCCCTTTGTCGTTGATAGGAACGTCCACAACACCAGTACGCTCGTCTCGCTCGTCCCATATGTCATAAACCCAACGCTCGCCTTCTgtctcaacttcaacgccTGTAATAATACGTTCCTCTACCCATTCACGACTCCAAAGGTCTAGAGCCCATTTCTTCTCGCTCCATTCCCACGCTTCGGGTGGCATGACATCTTCAAAGAAGCGTGTTCCGCGTGGTCGTTCACCTGCAATTCGAGGTTGTGACAAAGGATCGTAGGGTGAAGGACTGAAAAGCCAAGGCTCCCACTCGCCACCACCAGAGGTTTTGCGCTGTAGCTCAAAGATTTCCACTTCACGCGTTTCAGGACTGGAGTCGAGGATAACGTCTGAGCTGATCCAGTTATCTAACCACGACCGAGCCTTGGCCTCTTGTGGCTGGAGACGGTCTCGATGAGCGGCAGCAATGAGGCGGGCGACGTGAGGATGACCCATACCCACGATAACCCAACCTCCGAGAAGGAATATGAAGCGCCAGGGTAGAATTTGGGCCGCAATGGTCATAAAAATGCCCCCGGCtgtaagaaataaaaatagagCAGAACTGAGAGCCTCATCACTAAAATTCGTCACTGGTACAAGTAAGGCGACGACCTGGTCATGTCCCCGACTAAAGTCATCCATGCAGTTCTGTAGGTCGCGCATGTTCCGAAAGAAGTCCTTGCTGAGTTCCTTGACTGGTTTCACCGTCGCCGCAGGTGCCAAAGGTGGTCCCTGGGGAGAATATCCAACATTCTGCTCACTCGACAAGGTTCCCTTGGGTGGTGCTGGATGCCGTGCCAGGAACGCGGGGATGAAGACACCGAACAGAAGGATGGCAACAGGCAGCACAAACAGGAGATAAGGATCCAGGCAGACAAAACTATAGACGGCGAGGAGTGATAGAGTATGCGACGCGCGCTTCCAGGATAAAATACGTTCCACACGGGCCTGGAATTTAAAGACGACGCCTATTCGAGCGTTGAATCGCCGAAAATTGTAAGACATGGTAGTGATATTGAAGTTCGGCCTCTCTGTATGGGTAGCTGATTGTTCGTCACCGGCGAAGTGAACCTCGGTTTGGTCATCGCTATCCGTGGGTATAACTTGCTGAAGAAGTCTACCGTGGCACCAGTCAGTAAAGCAGGGCATTACAGCGGCTCGGGAAGCTCAATATACTTTTCTACCAACCGGTCCTGCAAGCTAGCTTTCTGGCGAATAGCAGCAAATCCTCCGCGTAGGCCCGTTTTCTGAGAGCTTAATTCGGCCTTGGGTTCGGGCTGCTTGTCATTGTCATCGTTATGGTCATTGTTGGGGCGCTGGCTTGAGCTCTCGGGGGAGTCAAAGTTGCGCCCAGAAGCGAACATCTCTGCAGTGAAGTCGTCCATGAGGAGGGATGTTTTAAGACATGGTGCGACATTGGATGGTGGAGAATTCAAAAGGAACTGGGGATTCAAGATACCCGCGTGGAGGTGTCACGGCACGATCACGGGTGAGCATGTGACACTGGTGACATCACTTACACCTAGATCCGAAGGTTGGTGAGCATCTTGTGGCTACCGAGTTACTAACTTACCTAACCTAGACTGACCTCGTGACAACGGCTTCTAATAATACCTACCGGAGAGAAGCTAGCCTCGATTCAGCAGTAAATGATGTTCGTAGTGAGTGAGAAATCATTTGCTGGATACCCTCCATAATTCTGCCGTCAACTAGAGTTTACAGTAGTGCCAAGCGGGCCGTAGCGCCTTCTGACTGGGTTATGATCTTTGAAGTACAGTAAATTAGACGCAGATGGGTTGCCTCATTTGGTGAAGTTTAGAAGACTTGGCATCGATCCGAATAAAGGATGAAACTACGGACATCATGAGAGAGTAAATAAGTCCTGAGACATGGTTCATATCATATATATCCCATCCTAATTTATATGCCCACAGCGACATCCATGTCGTCCCTTAAATCTGACTTACCCCACACAACTGAATATCGAGTAAAGAAAGCATAACCTTCGTCATTTCGGCACTATTGCTAAAGCTGTGGAGGCATTCAGCAATCCATTCCAGCGACGGCCTTGAGAACGCGAATTCCTGCCTGACAGTTTGATTGTGTCATCCACACTGATGAGTGTTCCGGCTCGTCGGTGTCAAATAtgtggttgatgagatcaagtgGCATATCATAGCCATGGGCTTAATTCACTTCAAACAGAAGACATTGCCCATGACAACGACAGCTCACATATGCCAGATGCCAGATTGGCTATCAGATGCTGGGAGCAGCTGTGAGCTGCCAACTATCATCCACCACCGTATATAGACGGCGAAAAACAATAAACACGACTCAAGATGCAGGACCATCAGATCCTTGATGCTTGGCAGGACAACAATGC
This DNA window, taken from Fusarium oxysporum f. sp. lycopersici 4287 chromosome 7, whole genome shotgun sequence, encodes the following:
- a CDS encoding geranylgeranyl pyrophosphate synthase; translation: MIPTADPILSLNPEALPPSALHMLSLSPKAMEKMSGISNPLMSPNAIPPRTSSTGIPTSLNATPTKPVLRPVPEGDWLSQKQLSPKAQMSNAGYGVMQAPNPPPDPERYAHEDLEFTAKRSWTDEKENVVRGPYDYVISHPGKDFRAQLIGAFNAWLDVPTPSLEVITRVVGMLHESSLLIDDVQDSSELRRGFPVAHNIFGVAQTINSANYIYFVALQELHKLNNPELITIFSDELVNLHRGQGMDLFWRDTLTCPTEEDYLEMVGNKTGGLFRLGIKLMAAEANGPSPTDCVPLVNLIGLIFQIRDDYMNLSSKEYSHNKGMCEDLTEGKFSFPVIHSIRSNPTNLQLINILKQKTSDTQVKRYAVAYMESTGSFEYTRKVLNVLIERARKMAEELDQGRGSTKGIQKILDKMAIQ